From one Caldithrix abyssi DSM 13497 genomic stretch:
- a CDS encoding lipoate--protein ligase family protein: MALDFYLAQNIQENDPPVLRFYGWQPYCLSLGYHQDEKFIDFSALNQKGYHAVRRPTGGSAILHSEELTYGLMAPRKDINVHAIYYLFHKYLANALNDLGFPVSLNYQADKENYLRAGEERFACFNRPAFAEIKYQNKKVVGSAQKLYRNAVLQHGSILVGAKQNEIIDLMNTSEQAKQRYLAILKASSVSLAEIKPDISLDFNTLIERLLREFEKKLNLRIYFKKFDEDHLLQAQKFVHKFKIQ, encoded by the coding sequence ATGGCTCTTGATTTTTATCTGGCGCAAAACATTCAAGAAAACGACCCGCCTGTTTTAAGATTTTACGGCTGGCAACCCTATTGTCTTTCGCTGGGATATCATCAGGACGAAAAGTTTATCGATTTTTCAGCCTTAAATCAAAAGGGCTACCATGCGGTGCGTCGACCAACCGGCGGCAGCGCCATTTTACACAGCGAAGAATTGACCTACGGTTTAATGGCGCCGCGTAAGGATATTAATGTCCACGCCATCTACTATTTGTTTCATAAATACCTGGCTAATGCGCTAAATGACCTTGGCTTTCCTGTAAGTTTAAATTACCAGGCCGATAAGGAAAATTATCTGCGAGCCGGCGAAGAACGCTTTGCCTGTTTTAATCGACCGGCATTTGCCGAAATAAAATATCAAAACAAAAAAGTGGTTGGCAGCGCCCAAAAGCTGTATCGAAATGCGGTGTTACAACACGGTTCTATTTTAGTCGGCGCAAAACAGAACGAAATTATCGACCTGATGAATACCAGCGAACAGGCTAAACAACGGTATCTGGCTATTCTTAAAGCAAGCTCCGTTTCGCTTGCCGAAATTAAACCGGATATCAGCCTGGATTTTAATACGCTGATCGAACGGCTTTTGCGCGAATTTGAAAAAAAATTAAATTTGCGTATTTATTTTAAAAAATTTGACGAAGATCATTTGCTGCAGGCACAAAAATTTGTACATAAATTTAAAATTCAATAA
- a CDS encoding DUF6588 family protein: MKRIILALMVGFVLVNFNSAKAGDFEDNLKLILQQQAAKDYIQGYVQPFSTALGTGLGGALFHRGYAKTLPRFDVGVSAVYIPLPDEAMTFQYLGMTKPTVFGDDAPVDPQDPQSIGVPGLNVKDFVLPMLHANVGLFGGFEATVRFAKKNFDDLGDVTLIGGGIKYELSDLIPIPMFPIDFGVQAAYHKFTIGSFLDAGTFSMNFQASGSIPLFPIDIYGGVGYDVSSLTVKTGELEPSSVIGDVTVDGENALRLNAGISFTLLFFNVHADYNVGKYKSVAVGAMFVL; this comes from the coding sequence ATGAAGCGTATAATCTTAGCTTTAATGGTTGGCTTTGTTTTAGTGAATTTTAATTCTGCTAAAGCGGGTGATTTTGAAGATAACCTTAAATTGATTTTACAGCAGCAGGCCGCTAAAGATTATATCCAGGGATATGTTCAGCCCTTTTCCACCGCGCTGGGCACCGGCCTGGGCGGCGCGCTTTTTCACCGCGGCTATGCTAAAACATTACCCCGCTTTGACGTGGGCGTCAGCGCGGTGTACATCCCCCTGCCGGATGAAGCCATGACCTTTCAATATCTTGGCATGACCAAGCCAACGGTGTTTGGTGACGATGCGCCCGTAGATCCGCAGGATCCGCAGAGCATTGGCGTTCCTGGACTGAATGTGAAGGATTTTGTATTGCCCATGCTGCACGCCAATGTTGGTTTGTTCGGCGGTTTTGAAGCTACGGTTCGTTTTGCCAAGAAAAACTTTGACGATCTGGGTGATGTTACGTTGATCGGCGGCGGAATCAAATACGAACTGAGCGATTTGATCCCCATTCCCATGTTTCCCATCGACTTTGGCGTTCAGGCGGCTTATCACAAGTTTACCATCGGCAGTTTTTTAGACGCCGGCACGTTTAGCATGAATTTTCAGGCTTCCGGCAGCATCCCGCTGTTTCCGATTGATATTTATGGCGGCGTGGGATACGACGTTTCCAGCCTGACGGTTAAAACAGGAGAGCTGGAGCCCTCTTCAGTCATCGGCGATGTGACGGTTGACGGTGAAAATGCACTGCGTTTGAATGCCGGCATTAGTTTTACGTTGCTATTTTTTAATGTACACGCCGATTACAATGTTGGTAAATACAAATCCGTGGCTGTTGGCGCCATGTTCGTCCTGTAG
- a CDS encoding zinc ribbon domain-containing protein: MQKTLYALVELQEIDNRLDELRAERGDLPLIVEELENKYKEKKGLLEEKTQALKTTKVRQKELELLIEEAKAKLAEFEEKLYQVKTNREYDAIMAETDATKTKLEESEDELLNTQETIERLEEEIKQIESELEKVAGELEENKIELDKKLTATAEEENLLQNERDIILKKTDPEIIKTYEIVRQARDGLGIARVENGVCGGCFSHIPPQKIVEVRKMEKIYTCEFCGRILVYVEE; the protein is encoded by the coding sequence TTGCAAAAAACATTATATGCTCTGGTTGAATTACAAGAAATCGACAATCGCCTGGATGAATTACGCGCCGAACGAGGCGATCTGCCTTTAATCGTCGAAGAGCTGGAAAACAAATACAAAGAAAAAAAGGGCTTGCTGGAAGAAAAAACACAGGCCTTAAAAACCACCAAAGTTCGGCAAAAAGAATTGGAGCTTTTAATAGAAGAAGCAAAAGCCAAACTCGCGGAATTTGAAGAAAAACTCTACCAGGTTAAAACGAATCGTGAATATGACGCCATCATGGCCGAGACCGACGCGACCAAAACCAAATTGGAAGAAAGCGAAGACGAGCTGTTAAACACACAGGAAACCATCGAGCGCCTGGAAGAAGAAATTAAGCAAATCGAGAGCGAACTCGAAAAAGTAGCCGGCGAACTGGAAGAGAACAAGATTGAGTTAGATAAAAAACTGACAGCCACTGCGGAAGAAGAGAACTTATTACAGAACGAGCGAGACATTATTTTAAAAAAGACAGATCCGGAAATCATTAAAACCTATGAAATTGTTCGCCAGGCCAGAGACGGTTTGGGGATTGCCAGGGTAGAAAACGGTGTTTGCGGCGGTTGCTTTTCACACATTCCGCCACAGAAAATTGTGGAAGTGCGTAAAATGGAGAAGATTTACACCTGTGAGTTCTGTGGGCGGATCCTGGTTTACGTTGAAGAGTAA
- the recJ gene encoding single-stranded-DNA-specific exonuclease RecJ has protein sequence MIYKWILPPPIAADKIDQIAREFDLPPIIARILIQRGIDSPQKVKKFYDMSLENLYDPFLLPGMEEAVDRIIRALREGENILIYGDYDVDGVTSVSILYDGLFYLGGKVSFFIPSRFREGYGVSVEGVKVAKEKGASLIITVDCGITAIDEVEFARELGIDVIICDHHQPSESIPQAVSVLNPKLPNSPYPYKELAGCGVAFKVLQALSQKLNIDPKFPNQYLDLVALGTAADIVQLLDENRIFMYQGLKMINQNPRPGLMALLESSGLLGRPLTVNAIVFVLAPRLNAVGRMSNAKKAVHLLTTRSFQQGRNIARILEYENRTRKDIDEITFEEALELIHDEIDLDSKRVLVLAKENWHTGVIGIVASRIMEKFNRPTILISIQNGVGKGSARSMGNFDIYEGFKKLKHLFINFGGHKFAAGITIAPENIPLLDREINMLSEEELDIDQLIPKLKIDAEITFDQLNAQFFSALSDMAPFGPGNMRPVFVSHDLKTYGSVSVVGNNHLKAKFKQKSIVLDAIGYNLGHLIDLINRPKGRISCAYVLEENRWNGRTAIQMRLKDIEVRSNG, from the coding sequence ATGATCTATAAATGGATTTTACCACCGCCAATTGCAGCCGATAAAATCGACCAGATTGCCCGGGAGTTTGACCTGCCGCCCATTATCGCCCGCATTTTAATCCAGCGCGGCATCGATTCGCCGCAAAAAGTAAAAAAATTTTATGACATGAGCCTTGAAAATCTCTATGATCCTTTTCTGCTGCCCGGTATGGAAGAGGCCGTCGATCGCATTATCCGCGCCCTACGAGAAGGGGAGAATATCCTCATTTACGGCGATTACGATGTGGATGGGGTGACCAGCGTTTCCATTTTATATGACGGATTGTTTTACCTGGGGGGAAAGGTGTCATTCTTTATCCCCAGTCGGTTTCGGGAAGGATACGGCGTTTCGGTAGAAGGCGTTAAGGTGGCCAAAGAAAAAGGCGCCTCTTTGATCATTACCGTGGATTGCGGGATTACGGCCATCGATGAAGTGGAGTTTGCCCGCGAGCTGGGTATTGACGTCATCATCTGCGATCATCACCAGCCCAGCGAAAGCATTCCGCAAGCCGTTTCTGTTTTAAATCCCAAATTGCCCAATAGCCCCTATCCTTACAAAGAACTGGCCGGCTGCGGCGTTGCATTTAAGGTTTTGCAGGCCCTCAGTCAAAAATTGAATATCGACCCGAAATTTCCCAATCAATATCTGGATTTGGTGGCGCTTGGCACCGCCGCCGATATCGTTCAACTACTGGATGAAAACCGCATTTTTATGTACCAGGGTCTGAAAATGATAAATCAGAATCCTCGTCCCGGATTGATGGCTCTTCTGGAAAGCAGCGGGTTGCTGGGGCGGCCGCTGACCGTAAATGCCATTGTTTTTGTGCTGGCGCCGCGTCTGAATGCCGTGGGGCGCATGTCCAACGCCAAAAAAGCCGTCCATTTGTTGACCACGCGCAGTTTTCAACAGGGACGTAATATCGCCCGCATTCTGGAATATGAAAACAGAACCAGAAAAGATATTGACGAAATTACTTTTGAAGAAGCACTGGAGCTGATTCATGATGAAATCGATCTCGATTCCAAGCGCGTGCTGGTTCTGGCTAAAGAAAACTGGCATACGGGTGTGATCGGTATTGTGGCCTCCAGAATCATGGAAAAATTTAATCGCCCCACCATTTTGATCTCGATCCAGAATGGCGTTGGCAAAGGCTCTGCACGTTCCATGGGAAATTTCGACATTTACGAAGGTTTTAAAAAGCTGAAGCACCTTTTTATCAATTTTGGCGGGCACAAGTTTGCGGCCGGCATAACCATCGCCCCTGAAAATATTCCGCTGCTGGATCGCGAAATTAACATGCTCTCCGAAGAAGAACTGGATATCGATCAGTTGATACCCAAATTAAAAATCGACGCCGAAATCACTTTTGATCAACTCAACGCTCAATTTTTTTCGGCCTTGAGCGATATGGCGCCTTTTGGCCCGGGCAATATGCGGCCGGTATTCGTCTCCCACGACCTGAAAACCTACGGGTCGGTGAGCGTGGTGGGAAACAATCATCTAAAAGCCAAGTTTAAACAAAAGTCCATCGTTCTGGATGCCATCGGCTACAATCTGGGACATTTAATCGATTTAATCAATCGCCCGAAAGGGCGGATCAGTTGCGCGTATGTGCTGGAAGAAAACCGCTGGAACGGCAGAACCGCCATACAAATGCGACTCAAAGACATTGAGGTGAGAAGCAATGGGTGA
- the lpxA gene encoding acyl-ACP--UDP-N-acetylglucosamine O-acyltransferase: MVEIHPTAIVDPKAQLGADVKIAPYAVVEKDVVIGDGTQIGPHAVIANGARMGKNCRVFTGAVISTEPQDLKFADEKTFVEIGDNTTIREFATVNRATSHSYYTRVGSNCLLMAYSHIAHDCQIGNFCTIANSVNMAGHVIIGDYVGIGGLTAIHQFVHIGDHAFIGGGLRVSQDIPPFILAAGEPIRFAGLNAVGLRRRGFSREQLDLMKKAYHIVYRENLRLKEAIERIEQSLELTAEVKKIVEFLKNSERGIIRPER, encoded by the coding sequence TTGGTAGAGATTCATCCCACCGCTATTGTTGATCCCAAAGCGCAATTAGGAGCTGACGTAAAAATCGCTCCTTATGCCGTTGTGGAAAAGGATGTGGTCATTGGCGATGGCACGCAAATAGGGCCGCATGCGGTGATTGCCAACGGCGCCCGCATGGGGAAAAATTGCCGTGTGTTTACCGGCGCGGTTATCTCAACAGAACCGCAGGATTTAAAGTTTGCCGATGAAAAGACTTTTGTTGAAATTGGAGACAACACAACCATCCGGGAGTTTGCCACGGTCAACCGCGCCACTTCTCATAGTTATTACACGCGCGTGGGCAGCAACTGCCTGTTGATGGCCTATTCGCACATTGCCCACGATTGCCAGATCGGTAATTTTTGTACCATTGCCAACTCGGTTAATATGGCCGGTCATGTCATTATTGGCGATTATGTGGGCATCGGCGGATTAACGGCCATCCATCAATTTGTACACATTGGCGATCACGCTTTTATTGGCGGCGGCTTACGCGTTTCGCAGGATATCCCTCCCTTCATTTTGGCCGCCGGCGAGCCGATTCGTTTTGCCGGTTTAAATGCCGTTGGCCTGCGTCGCCGCGGCTTTTCCCGCGAACAGCTTGACCTGATGAAAAAAGCCTACCACATCGTCTATCGCGAAAATTTGCGACTGAAAGAAGCCATCGAGCGCATTGAACAATCGCTGGAGCTTACTGCGGAAGTTAAAAAAATTGTGGAGTTTTTAAAAAACAGTGAACGCGGCATTATCCGACCGGAACGATGA
- a CDS encoding helix-turn-helix domain-containing protein, whose product MGEQKDFNQILQELKTLREEKGITLEQISAQTKIKLIYLKQLEEGQLDKLPGVYDRFIFKTYLEKIGAENFNDLLHRFDAETGRLPGETTIVRQLKEKNKKQFISEFTLLKAIYIFIPILILIALFVIFFKNYKPKDDLQKSSVKELTAMDIVQQSLAQTETQQAAGAVDDSLLVEIRARDYCWLLHIKDHRDTSDVTLAPNTMIKVRADSVVELRMGNPAAVWMTVNEQKFDSLAAPGQVISYMKVTREGIVTKRVVKPRKKETTNESSQTQ is encoded by the coding sequence ATGGGTGAACAAAAAGATTTTAATCAAATACTGCAAGAGCTAAAAACGCTCCGCGAAGAAAAGGGCATCACTTTAGAGCAGATTTCCGCCCAGACTAAAATTAAGTTAATTTATTTAAAACAACTGGAAGAAGGGCAGCTGGATAAATTGCCCGGCGTTTATGACCGGTTTATATTTAAAACCTATCTGGAAAAAATAGGCGCGGAAAATTTTAATGATCTGCTTCATCGGTTTGACGCGGAAACCGGACGCCTGCCCGGCGAAACGACCATTGTCAGGCAGCTTAAAGAGAAAAATAAAAAACAATTTATTTCGGAATTTACTTTGCTGAAAGCAATTTACATCTTCATTCCCATCCTCATTCTGATTGCCCTTTTTGTCATTTTTTTTAAAAATTACAAGCCTAAAGACGATTTGCAAAAATCTTCGGTAAAGGAACTTACAGCTATGGACATTGTTCAACAATCTCTGGCGCAAACTGAAACGCAGCAAGCCGCCGGAGCGGTTGACGATAGCCTGCTGGTTGAAATCAGAGCGCGTGATTATTGCTGGTTGTTGCATATTAAAGATCATCGAGACACCAGCGATGTAACGCTGGCGCCCAATACCATGATCAAAGTCAGGGCGGACTCTGTGGTCGAGTTGCGCATGGGTAATCCGGCCGCAGTCTGGATGACCGTCAACGAACAGAAATTTGACAGCCTGGCTGCGCCGGGACAGGTGATTTCTTATATGAAAGTAACCCGAGAAGGTATTGTTACAAAACGCGTGGTAAAGCCAAGGAAAAAGGAAACGACCAATGAATCTTCTCAAACACAGTAG
- the ggt gene encoding gamma-glutamyltransferase, translating to MKNRWLLFIVLTSTGFWLNPLVAQNFSPVKAERAMVVTADRLASEAGVEILKKGGNAVDAAVAVAFTLAVTYPNAGNLGGGGFMLIRTPENQIFALDYREKAPLKATRDMYLDEQGNVIPEASLIGYRASGVPGTVYGLWEAHKRFGKLRWNELLKPAIRYASKGFLLNDYQAALLNWGRIKFEKFPSSKRIFMKEEGAFEEGDKLVQKDLAAVLKRIARKGIEDFYRGKTARLIAADMQRNGGLITLEDLAQYRAVWRKPILIDYRGYRIYSMPLPSSGGILLAEILNTIEKFNVQALGLNAYRYIHLLTEIERQAYRDRAIYLGDPDFVSAPVEKLISKQYADSIKARLSLLTAGRSQPQKLTVAEESTQTTHFSIVDEQGWAVSNTYTLNGNYGSGVVIEGTGILMNNEMDDFSIKPGHPNMFGLVGSRANAIEPGKRMLSSMTPTIVLRNDSLFMVLGSPGGSKIITSVAQVLINVIDFKLNIRRAVEAPRFHHQWLPDQIFLENYGFSRDAIHNLHAAGYRTSFVEGMGLVQAILVKDNICQGWSDPRGPGMAKGF from the coding sequence ATGAAAAATCGTTGGCTTCTTTTTATTGTGTTAACGAGTACCGGCTTCTGGTTAAACCCGCTTGTAGCGCAAAACTTTAGCCCCGTAAAAGCAGAGCGGGCGATGGTCGTTACGGCTGACCGACTGGCCAGCGAGGCAGGCGTTGAAATTTTAAAAAAAGGCGGAAATGCCGTGGACGCTGCGGTTGCCGTGGCCTTTACTTTAGCCGTGACCTATCCCAATGCCGGAAATCTGGGCGGCGGAGGATTTATGTTGATTCGCACGCCAGAGAACCAGATTTTTGCCCTCGATTATCGAGAAAAAGCGCCTCTCAAAGCAACGCGCGACATGTATCTGGATGAGCAGGGCAACGTGATTCCTGAGGCCAGTCTGATCGGCTATCGAGCCAGCGGAGTGCCGGGCACGGTTTACGGTTTATGGGAAGCCCACAAACGGTTCGGAAAGCTGCGCTGGAACGAATTGCTTAAGCCGGCCATCAGGTATGCCAGTAAGGGATTTTTGTTAAACGACTATCAGGCCGCCCTTTTGAACTGGGGAAGAATAAAGTTTGAAAAATTCCCCTCCTCAAAACGAATATTTATGAAAGAAGAGGGAGCGTTCGAAGAGGGCGATAAGCTGGTTCAAAAAGACCTGGCTGCCGTTTTAAAGCGCATTGCCCGAAAAGGCATTGAAGATTTTTACAGGGGGAAAACAGCCAGGCTAATTGCCGCCGATATGCAACGCAACGGCGGACTCATTACTCTTGAAGACCTGGCTCAATATCGCGCGGTGTGGCGCAAGCCGATTTTAATCGATTACCGCGGTTACAGGATTTACTCGATGCCTTTGCCCAGTTCCGGCGGAATTTTATTAGCGGAAATTTTGAACACGATCGAAAAATTCAATGTGCAGGCGCTGGGATTAAACGCTTACCGCTACATCCATTTGCTGACGGAAATAGAACGCCAGGCCTACCGCGATCGTGCTATTTATCTGGGCGATCCGGATTTTGTTTCGGCGCCGGTGGAAAAATTGATCAGCAAGCAATATGCCGATTCCATCAAAGCGCGCCTTTCGCTGCTGACGGCCGGACGGTCTCAGCCGCAAAAGCTGACGGTGGCGGAGGAATCCACGCAAACCACGCATTTCTCAATCGTGGATGAGCAGGGCTGGGCGGTTTCCAACACTTACACCTTAAACGGCAATTACGGTTCGGGCGTGGTTATTGAGGGAACCGGTATTTTAATGAACAATGAAATGGACGATTTTAGCATTAAACCCGGTCATCCAAATATGTTCGGATTGGTGGGCAGCAGGGCAAACGCCATTGAGCCAGGCAAAAGGATGCTCAGTTCCATGACGCCCACCATTGTGCTGAGGAATGATTCGCTATTTATGGTATTAGGTTCGCCGGGCGGTTCAAAGATCATCACTTCGGTGGCTCAGGTTTTAATTAATGTGATTGACTTTAAACTGAACATTCGCCGTGCGGTGGAAGCGCCGCGCTTCCACCATCAATGGCTGCCGGACCAAATATTCCTTGAAAATTACGGCTTCAGTCGTGATGCAATCCACAACTTACATGCGGCGGGTTATCGAACTTCTTTTGTGGAAGGTATGGGACTGGTGCAGGCAATTTTAGTCAAAGACAATATTTGCCAGGGATGGAGCGATCCGCGCGGCCCTGGTATGGCAAAAGGATTTTAA
- a CDS encoding TlpA family protein disulfide reductase: MNLLKHSSVVVLLLAILASCAIFSEQRPLKSKKVIRDGREMLYGKISLEQLFYDYPDWKTEYASYVPQNEIIAKLKQIEPRGRVLIFLGTWCPDSEREVPRFFKILDAAGLSSKLPVEMWAVDRKKSLPNELPQKYHIEYVPTFIFEINNREIGRIIESPEALYLEEDVLNILSGK, encoded by the coding sequence ATGAATCTTCTCAAACACAGTAGTGTGGTTGTGTTGTTGCTGGCCATTTTGGCCTCCTGCGCCATCTTCAGCGAGCAGCGACCGCTAAAGTCAAAAAAAGTGATTCGCGACGGGAGAGAGATGCTTTACGGAAAAATTTCATTGGAACAATTGTTTTATGATTATCCCGATTGGAAAACGGAGTATGCCTCTTATGTTCCGCAAAATGAGATCATCGCTAAACTAAAGCAGATAGAACCTCGCGGCAGAGTGCTTATTTTTTTGGGTACGTGGTGCCCGGATAGCGAACGGGAGGTACCCCGTTTTTTTAAAATACTGGATGCGGCCGGATTAAGCTCGAAACTGCCCGTTGAAATGTGGGCCGTGGATCGTAAAAAAAGCCTGCCAAACGAGTTGCCACAAAAATATCATATTGAATATGTTCCGACATTCATATTTGAGATAAATAACCGGGAAATCGGACGAATCATCGAAAGCCCGGAAGCCCTTTACCTTGAAGAAGATGTGCTGAATATTTTAAGCGGAAAATAG
- a CDS encoding bifunctional UDP-3-O-[3-hydroxymyristoyl] N-acetylglucosamine deacetylase/3-hydroxyacyl-ACP dehydratase has product MTKKQRTIKRPVSLQGRGIHTGNDTKITFKPAPPNYGRVFVRVDLEEKPEIPALVEYVIQNDKIDSSRGTSLQKGDVQVHTVEHVLAALVGLEIDNVIIELNANEPPIVDGSAMPFVNKLLEAGIEEQDVDKEYLVIEEPVNFKNERRGVEFVALPTDAYRITLMIDYKNPALGSQHTGLFSLEEEFITEFAPARTFCFLHEIEALADQGLIKGGDIDSAVVIVDRPLNKEEIERLKKKLGVDDDVELGASGILNNKALRFHNEPARHKLLDLIGDLALTGVNIKSQILAARPGHQSNIEFARILRNIYKKQKLTRKFQDISKKGIVFDIDAIKKILPHRYPFLLVDAIIELEPEKRAVGIKNVTVNEPFFQGHFPQRPVMPGVLIVEAMAQVGGILLLNERVDVENKLVYFMGMDNVRFRKVVQPGDQLVMELEMLKNRRTTFKMAGKAYVRGELVCEAEMMAAVVDN; this is encoded by the coding sequence ATGACTAAAAAGCAGCGAACCATCAAACGTCCTGTCTCGTTGCAAGGACGAGGAATTCATACGGGAAACGACACTAAAATCACCTTTAAGCCGGCCCCGCCCAACTATGGCAGGGTATTTGTCCGCGTTGATCTGGAAGAAAAACCGGAAATTCCGGCGCTGGTAGAGTATGTGATCCAAAATGATAAAATCGATAGTTCGCGCGGCACATCTTTACAAAAAGGGGATGTGCAGGTGCATACGGTTGAGCATGTTCTGGCAGCGTTGGTGGGTCTGGAAATTGATAACGTGATCATCGAATTAAACGCCAATGAGCCGCCGATTGTGGACGGTTCTGCCATGCCGTTTGTTAATAAATTGTTAGAGGCCGGAATTGAAGAACAGGATGTGGACAAAGAATATCTTGTGATCGAAGAACCGGTAAATTTTAAGAATGAACGACGCGGCGTGGAATTTGTCGCCCTGCCCACCGATGCCTATCGAATCACTTTGATGATCGATTATAAAAATCCCGCCCTTGGCAGTCAGCATACCGGTTTGTTTTCTCTGGAAGAAGAATTTATTACCGAATTTGCGCCGGCCCGGACATTCTGCTTTTTACATGAAATCGAGGCGCTGGCAGATCAGGGATTGATCAAAGGCGGCGATATTGATTCGGCGGTTGTGATTGTGGATCGCCCGTTGAATAAAGAAGAGATCGAACGCTTAAAGAAAAAGCTGGGCGTGGATGACGATGTGGAACTGGGCGCCAGCGGCATTTTAAATAACAAAGCCCTGCGCTTTCACAACGAACCGGCGCGTCACAAGCTACTGGATCTGATTGGCGATCTGGCCCTGACCGGGGTGAACATCAAGTCCCAGATTCTGGCCGCCCGCCCCGGGCATCAAAGCAATATTGAATTTGCGCGGATTTTACGCAATATCTACAAAAAACAAAAACTGACGCGTAAATTCCAGGATATCAGCAAAAAAGGCATTGTATTTGACATCGACGCCATTAAAAAAATACTACCGCACCGCTATCCGTTTTTACTGGTTGACGCCATTATTGAGCTGGAGCCGGAGAAGCGGGCTGTTGGCATCAAAAATGTTACCGTCAATGAACCGTTTTTTCAGGGACACTTTCCGCAGCGGCCGGTTATGCCCGGCGTTTTAATTGTGGAAGCCATGGCTCAGGTGGGCGGTATTTTGTTGTTGAATGAGCGTGTAGATGTGGAAAACAAACTGGTTTACTTTATGGGGATGGACAATGTGCGCTTTCGCAAGGTCGTCCAGCCCGGCGACCAGCTGGTGATGGAACTGGAGATGCTTAAAAACCGCCGCACAACCTTTAAAATGGCCGGTAAAGCCTATGTGCGCGGAGAACTGGTTTGCGAGGCGGAAATGATGGCCGCCGTGGTAGATAATTAA
- the rseP gene encoding RIP metalloprotease RseP has protein sequence MTNLFAIIFVFGVLVIIHELGHFIAAKLMGVRVERFSIGFPPKLFSKKIGDTEFTISAIPLGGYVKMAGFIDESMDAKITGAPDEFQSKSTWRKVVIITGGVIMNFLLAILILTVLNFVQGERIIPTTKVGYVGEQGIGQRIGFQKYDEILAINGQPVHNWNEVQEQFVDNLNSNIVFTVVRDGRQIQLVYQKEWFKESKAEQFDVGPLIPAKVGAITPGMPAEKIGLKRGDEIVAIAGQPIKDWVEMTEVIRKYPEKTISIEWRRGDSLFSAQITPQAFEEKNEKGEMIKVGKIGISYYYEHRDVGPGQAVILGVKNTFDLLALNIKGISWVITGTKSAKEIIGGPIMIAKMAGDAAQAGWAYLWYLIAALSTVLAFFNILPIPALDGGHLVFILIEGIRGRPIPAKIKLKVQQIGLAILFTLIIFIFYVDISRLFF, from the coding sequence ATGACCAATCTATTTGCCATCATTTTTGTTTTTGGAGTTCTGGTAATTATCCATGAATTGGGACATTTCATCGCCGCCAAATTGATGGGCGTGCGCGTTGAGCGTTTTTCCATCGGTTTTCCGCCCAAGCTGTTCAGTAAAAAAATTGGAGATACAGAGTTTACCATCTCGGCCATTCCGCTGGGCGGCTACGTGAAGATGGCAGGCTTTATTGACGAAAGCATGGATGCCAAAATTACCGGCGCTCCAGACGAATTTCAATCCAAATCGACCTGGCGTAAAGTGGTCATTATCACCGGCGGGGTGATCATGAACTTTTTACTGGCCATTTTAATTTTGACGGTATTAAATTTTGTCCAGGGAGAGAGAATCATTCCAACCACTAAGGTTGGCTATGTAGGAGAGCAGGGCATTGGCCAGCGCATTGGTTTTCAAAAATACGACGAAATTTTAGCCATCAATGGTCAGCCTGTCCACAACTGGAATGAAGTTCAGGAACAGTTTGTAGATAATTTGAACAGCAACATTGTTTTTACGGTTGTGCGCGATGGTCGGCAAATTCAACTGGTCTATCAAAAAGAATGGTTTAAAGAGAGCAAAGCCGAACAATTTGATGTGGGGCCCTTGATTCCGGCAAAGGTTGGCGCAATAACGCCCGGGATGCCGGCCGAAAAAATCGGCCTGAAACGCGGCGACGAAATTGTTGCCATTGCCGGTCAGCCGATTAAAGACTGGGTGGAAATGACGGAAGTGATCCGGAAATATCCCGAAAAGACGATCTCTATTGAGTGGAGACGCGGCGACTCGCTGTTTTCGGCGCAAATAACACCGCAGGCTTTTGAAGAAAAAAACGAAAAAGGCGAAATGATAAAAGTCGGTAAAATCGGAATCTCTTACTATTACGAACATCGTGACGTGGGGCCGGGGCAGGCGGTTATTCTGGGCGTTAAAAATACCTTTGATCTGCTTGCTTTGAATATTAAGGGGATTTCCTGGGTCATAACAGGCACAAAATCGGCCAAAGAAATCATCGGCGGGCCGATTATGATCGCCAAAATGGCCGGCGATGCGGCTCAGGCCGGCTGGGCTTATTTATGGTACCTGATCGCCGCCCTGAGTACGGTACTCGCTTTCTTTAATATTCTGCCCATCCCCGCTCTGGATGGCGGACATCTGGTCTTTATTCTAATTGAAGGCATCAGAGGCCGACCCATTCCCGCTAAAATAAAATTAAAAGTCCAGCAAATTGGCCTGGCCATTCTGTTCACGCTAATTATTTTTATCTTTTACGTGGATATCAGCCGATTATTCTTTTAG